One stretch of Planococcus sp. PAMC 21323 DNA includes these proteins:
- a CDS encoding nucleoside hydrolase: MTKLPLIIDTDPGIDDAMMLTLAFANEQAFDVRLVTTCSGNISQDKTNYNARSFLSYIGANVEIARGLEQPIFRELEVAEDIHGESGFGNVQFPAPTLPVSKRPAITAMLETIMASNEKMTIVATGPLTNVAALLLAHPEVKPKIERISWMGGAAVGGNMSPSAEFNAYVDPHAVEIVFRSGVPVVMSGLDVTHKAFVTIDEAKSILAIGTEFAEKAYHLVTYYLEVMKRTPFHEENYDQVLHFHDVCAVMYLLRPELFEGQDCYVEVALEGLTAGATVVDYTSRSGKKPNVHVLHTVNREEFVAEFVKAVEVISDRLN; encoded by the coding sequence ATGACTAAATTACCGCTCATTATCGATACAGACCCAGGAATTGACGACGCGATGATGCTAACTTTAGCATTTGCAAATGAACAGGCTTTCGACGTTCGACTTGTTACCACGTGTTCAGGAAATATCTCTCAAGACAAAACGAATTACAACGCTCGTTCTTTTTTAAGTTATATCGGAGCAAATGTTGAAATAGCACGTGGATTAGAACAGCCGATCTTTCGTGAACTAGAAGTGGCGGAAGATATTCACGGAGAAAGTGGCTTTGGCAATGTACAATTTCCCGCACCAACCTTACCAGTAAGTAAACGACCAGCTATCACAGCCATGCTGGAAACAATTATGGCGAGTAATGAGAAAATGACCATTGTCGCAACTGGACCCTTAACCAATGTAGCAGCGTTGTTACTGGCACACCCTGAAGTCAAACCAAAAATCGAGCGGATTTCTTGGATGGGCGGAGCAGCAGTAGGTGGCAATATGTCGCCAAGTGCAGAATTTAATGCCTATGTAGATCCGCACGCAGTAGAAATTGTGTTTCGTTCAGGTGTACCCGTTGTGATGAGCGGATTAGACGTTACCCACAAAGCGTTTGTCACAATCGATGAAGCCAAAAGTATATTGGCGATCGGAACAGAATTTGCAGAAAAAGCGTATCATCTTGTGACTTATTATTTGGAAGTTATGAAGCGAACACCGTTTCATGAAGAAAACTATGATCAAGTGTTACATTTCCACGATGTTTGTGCCGTTATGTATTTGTTGAGACCCGAATTATTTGAAGGCCAAGATTGCTATGTAGAAGTAGCGCTAGAAGGGCTTACAGCGGGAGCTACAGTTGTTGACTATACAAGTCGTTCCGGCAAAAAGCCAAACGTACACGTTCTTCATACCGTTAATCGCGAAGAATTTGTCGCTGAATTTGTAAAAGCGGTAGAAGTTATTTCGGACAGATTGAATTAA
- a CDS encoding MarR family winged helix-turn-helix transcriptional regulator, producing MSEQTIFEIIHNMDKVTDNLIVQWNKAFNEDLGVSHILVLAHLKAHGDSFPSDIAKEVGLTPPTITHLSEKLVSKKLAVRSTSDSDRRMIILSITDKGAEMVKRANEEGVELRKKLFETLTAEERDQLLKIFRKLNK from the coding sequence ATGAGTGAGCAGACTATTTTTGAAATCATTCACAATATGGATAAAGTAACAGATAATTTAATCGTTCAATGGAATAAGGCTTTCAATGAAGATCTTGGAGTGTCGCATATCTTGGTTCTGGCTCATTTAAAAGCTCATGGAGATAGCTTCCCATCGGACATCGCTAAAGAAGTTGGGTTAACTCCTCCGACAATAACGCATTTATCAGAAAAACTTGTCAGTAAAAAGTTAGCGGTTAGGTCGACATCGGATTCCGATCGTCGAATGATTATTTTATCCATTACAGATAAAGGCGCAGAAATGGTCAAAAGAGCAAACGAAGAAGGCGTCGAATTGCGAAAAAAATTATTTGAAACCTTAACAGCTGAAGAAAGAGATCAGCTACTCAAGATTTTCCGCAAATTAAATAAATGA
- a CDS encoding SDR family NAD(P)-dependent oxidoreductase: MARVKNKVALVTGGASGIGLSSANLLAKEGAKVVIADFNLEGAKEAAKQINEQGGDALGIFLDASKESSIQEAVEYTVEQYGKINVLVNNVGGTNLKKDIDVVNLDLEEWDRLMNLNLKSVLLGSRFAIPHMIKDGGGAIINTTSMAGFAGDSVRSAYGASKAGVVNLTKYIATQYGKQNIRCNAVAPGLILTPAAKNSLSPELLDTFMRYNQLPYHGEPDDIGNTVLFLASDESKFITGQTIKVEGGHYLSNPTIPDFKELSNG; encoded by the coding sequence ATGGCTAGAGTAAAAAACAAAGTAGCGTTAGTTACAGGTGGAGCTTCTGGAATTGGACTTTCGTCAGCTAATTTATTAGCAAAAGAAGGAGCAAAAGTCGTCATTGCAGACTTTAATCTAGAAGGCGCGAAAGAAGCGGCAAAACAGATTAACGAACAAGGCGGCGATGCGCTAGGGATCTTCCTTGATGCAAGCAAAGAAAGCTCAATTCAAGAAGCGGTTGAGTACACGGTAGAACAATATGGAAAAATCAACGTGTTGGTGAATAATGTTGGCGGAACTAACTTGAAAAAGGATATCGATGTGGTCAATTTGGATCTTGAAGAATGGGACCGCTTGATGAATTTGAACTTGAAGAGCGTTCTTCTTGGAAGTCGATTTGCGATTCCCCATATGATTAAAGATGGTGGCGGTGCAATTATTAATACGACGTCTATGGCTGGATTTGCAGGCGACTCGGTTCGTTCAGCATACGGGGCATCAAAGGCAGGTGTGGTTAACTTAACAAAATACATTGCCACTCAATACGGCAAGCAAAATATTCGTTGCAACGCAGTTGCACCTGGATTAATTTTAACGCCAGCTGCAAAAAACAGTTTATCTCCAGAGCTTTTAGATACGTTTATGAGATACAATCAACTGCCATACCACGGCGAACCAGATGATATCGGAAACACAGTGCTATTCCTTGCTTCTGATGAATCGAAGTTTATTACAGGTCAAACGATTAAAGTAGAAGGCGGACATTACTTGAGCAATCCGACCATTCCAGATTTTAAGGAGTTATCAAATGGTTAA
- a CDS encoding SDR family NAD(P)-dependent oxidoreductase: MKLEGKVGIITGGASGIGRGIALAMAKEGAHIAIVDINEEKGQETLAEINQYTKGALFIRDIAVKENVQQIVSDVVAEFGTLDILVNNAHASQQASFIETTQEQFDLSFNTGFYPTVHFMQAAYPELKKNKGKVINFASGAGINGQNTQTSYAAAKEAIRAISRVTSNEWGPDGINVNIISPIALTSGVEQWRDNAPEMYEAMINNIPLRRIGDPEGDIGRAAVFLASEDADFITGQTLMVDGGSVKLR, translated from the coding sequence ATGAAACTAGAAGGAAAAGTTGGAATCATTACAGGCGGTGCTTCAGGGATCGGCAGAGGAATTGCTCTTGCAATGGCTAAAGAAGGCGCACATATTGCAATTGTCGATATCAATGAGGAAAAAGGACAAGAAACTTTAGCAGAAATCAATCAGTACACGAAAGGCGCTCTATTCATTAGAGATATAGCGGTAAAAGAAAATGTGCAACAAATTGTCAGTGATGTGGTAGCGGAGTTTGGAACGCTCGATATTTTAGTCAATAACGCACATGCATCGCAACAAGCATCGTTTATTGAAACGACGCAAGAACAATTTGATTTATCGTTTAACACAGGCTTTTATCCGACGGTTCACTTTATGCAAGCAGCTTATCCAGAGTTAAAGAAAAACAAAGGAAAAGTAATTAACTTTGCATCAGGAGCGGGCATAAACGGACAAAACACACAAACCTCATACGCAGCTGCAAAAGAAGCAATACGCGCGATTTCGCGTGTGACTTCAAACGAATGGGGACCAGACGGCATCAACGTCAACATTATTTCTCCAATCGCATTAACATCTGGAGTAGAACAATGGCGAGACAATGCACCAGAAATGTATGAAGCCATGATTAATAATATTCCGCTTCGTCGCATTGGCGATCCTGAAGGGGATATTGGAAGAGCAGCAGTCTTTTTAGCAAGTGAAGATGCAGACTTTATTACGGGGCAAACGCTTATGGTAGATGGCGGTAGTGTGAAATTACGTTAA
- a CDS encoding ankyrin repeat domain-containing protein → MNRFIGLVASSLLLVTGCSQEGEKIVQQHSSELIQAVENNELKKVQEILQDPSYPINETNTKKEAPLLIATHGNHVEIAKLLIDAGADINQQDSIQDSAYLYAGAQGKTEILRYMIEHAKPNQSIVNRYGGNALIPAAEKGHLNNVKLLLEDGQVDIDHQNNFGYTALIEAVALTDGSEIYQQIVQVLVTFNANKELRDNSDKTALDYAKEKGYTAMIKLLEE, encoded by the coding sequence ATGAACCGCTTTATAGGCCTGGTCGCAAGTAGTTTATTACTAGTCACGGGATGTAGTCAGGAAGGGGAGAAGATTGTGCAGCAACACTCAAGCGAACTTATTCAAGCAGTTGAAAACAACGAGTTAAAAAAGGTGCAAGAAATTTTACAGGATCCATCCTATCCAATAAATGAAACGAATACTAAAAAGGAAGCACCGCTATTAATTGCCACGCATGGCAATCATGTCGAGATAGCGAAACTATTGATTGATGCGGGAGCAGACATCAATCAACAAGATAGTATTCAAGATAGTGCTTATTTATATGCAGGCGCCCAAGGGAAAACAGAGATTTTAAGGTATATGATCGAGCATGCAAAACCCAATCAATCGATTGTGAATCGTTATGGGGGCAATGCGTTAATACCTGCTGCTGAAAAAGGACATTTAAACAATGTGAAGCTACTGTTAGAAGATGGTCAAGTAGACATCGATCATCAAAATAATTTTGGCTATACGGCATTGATTGAAGCAGTCGCATTAACGGACGGTTCGGAAATATATCAGCAAATTGTACAGGTATTGGTAACATTTAATGCGAACAAAGAACTTCGTGACAACTCGGATAAAACAGCACTCGATTATGCGAAGGAAAAAGGCTATACCGCAATGATTAAACTGTTAGAAGAATAG
- a CDS encoding winged helix-turn-helix transcriptional regulator → MGDLRSEIKREIESGEFNCEKELTLSIISGKWKIIIIYYLGTEGVLRFSEINRLLPKISHKVLTTQIRELEEDGIVHREVFAEVPSKVEYSLTTLGESLIPIVLLMDEWGKKNIKHFPVAKNG, encoded by the coding sequence ATGGGTGATCTGCGGTCAGAAATAAAAAGGGAAATTGAGAGTGGCGAATTTAATTGCGAAAAGGAACTGACCTTATCGATTATTAGTGGCAAGTGGAAAATCATTATTATTTATTATTTGGGGACAGAGGGTGTGTTGCGCTTTAGTGAGATTAACCGCCTACTTCCCAAAATTTCACATAAGGTACTGACTACTCAAATTAGAGAGCTAGAAGAGGATGGGATTGTCCACCGAGAAGTATTTGCTGAAGTTCCATCGAAAGTAGAATACTCATTAACCACTTTAGGGGAAAGCCTAATTCCAATCGTTTTACTAATGGACGAATGGGGAAAGAAAAACATCAAACATTTTCCTGTTGCAAAAAATGGATAA
- the fdhA gene encoding formaldehyde dehydrogenase, glutathione-independent: MAGNRAVVYRGAGTVTVEDISYPELIIRDGPGVNPLNVGRKCEHGVVVKVVTTNICGSDQHMVRGRTTAPEGLVLGHEITGEVIEVGRDVEFIKKGDLVSVPFNIACGRCRSCKEQDTHICENVNPDRPGSAYGYVDMGGWVGGQSEYVMVPYADFQLLKFPDKDQAMEKILDLTMLSDIFPTGYHGAVSAGVKPGATVYVAGAGPVGLAAAHSAQLLGASVVIVGDLNKERLAQAHSFGCETVNLREHANLAEQIAQILGVPEVDCAIDCVGFEASGHGEGAGEAPATVLNSIMEVTRAGGRLGIPGLYVTGDPGAADQDAQNGTLKVRLGLGWAKAHTFVTGQTPVMRYHRDLMKSILSGRAQIAKAVNATVITLDQSPEAYAEFDQGASKKFVIDPHGHFKK; this comes from the coding sequence ATGGCAGGAAACAGAGCGGTTGTATACAGAGGTGCTGGAACTGTAACAGTTGAAGATATTAGCTACCCTGAATTAATCATCAGAGACGGTCCCGGGGTAAATCCATTGAATGTAGGGCGTAAATGTGAACATGGCGTGGTTGTAAAAGTTGTTACTACGAATATTTGCGGAAGTGATCAACACATGGTGCGCGGCCGGACGACAGCTCCTGAAGGGCTTGTACTCGGCCACGAAATCACAGGAGAAGTCATTGAAGTCGGCCGTGATGTTGAATTTATCAAAAAAGGGGACCTGGTGTCTGTTCCATTTAATATTGCTTGTGGCCGCTGCCGCAGCTGTAAAGAACAAGACACACATATTTGCGAGAACGTAAATCCGGATCGTCCTGGATCTGCTTATGGCTACGTAGACATGGGCGGATGGGTCGGCGGGCAATCGGAATATGTGATGGTCCCTTACGCAGATTTCCAGTTGCTGAAATTTCCGGATAAAGATCAAGCGATGGAAAAAATACTGGATTTAACGATGCTTTCCGATATTTTCCCGACAGGCTACCACGGCGCTGTGAGTGCGGGTGTGAAACCAGGAGCTACTGTTTATGTTGCCGGGGCTGGTCCTGTAGGTTTAGCCGCTGCCCACTCTGCTCAACTACTGGGTGCATCTGTTGTCATCGTGGGGGATTTAAACAAAGAGCGCCTTGCACAGGCTCATAGTTTCGGCTGTGAAACTGTCAACCTTCGGGAACATGCGAACCTTGCGGAACAAATTGCTCAAATCTTAGGCGTCCCAGAAGTGGATTGCGCCATTGATTGTGTAGGCTTTGAAGCTAGTGGACATGGCGAAGGAGCCGGAGAAGCACCGGCTACCGTATTAAATTCCATTATGGAAGTTACTCGTGCAGGTGGACGTCTTGGTATACCAGGCCTTTATGTAACCGGTGATCCTGGCGCTGCTGACCAAGATGCTCAAAATGGAACCTTGAAGGTACGCTTAGGACTTGGCTGGGCAAAAGCTCACACGTTTGTGACGGGCCAAACTCCGGTTATGAGATACCATCGTGACTTGATGAAATCGATTTTAAGCGGAAGAGCACAAATTGCCAAAGCAGTAAACGCAACGGTCATTACGTTGGATCAATCACCAGAGGCATACGCTGAATTTGACCAAGGGGCTTCCAAGAAGTTCGTCATTGATCCTCATGGGCATTTTAAAAAGTAG
- a CDS encoding DUF1846 domain-containing protein, with the protein MKKIGFDSEKYLQEQSAYILERVQQYDKLYLEFGGKLIGDKHAKRVLPGFDEDAKIKLLHTLKEKAEIIICVYAGDIERNKVREDYGITYDQDVLRLIDEYRAYGISVNSVLITRYQGQPTVKVFMTKLERSGISVCIHREIEGYPTNVDAVLGEEGFATNPYIQTTKPIVVVTGPGPGSGKLATCLNQMYHENKLGNEVGYAKFETFPVWNLPLKHPVNIAYEAATVDLKDVNMIDNYHYEAYGKVAINYNRDIETFPVIKRIIERITGKASVYSSPTDMGVNRLKSGITDDRIVQEAAKQEIIRRSFVVENDYKKGLADEDSVSHMQVILEETNLKKEDRTPVLPARNYAKAIQEQIDSTNLQAVIAIELPNGEIITGRTTTLMDASAAAILNGLKKLTNISDEINLLSPMILQTIQRLKTDDLNSRVPTLSANEVLIALAISAVTNPTSELAYKQLPNLKDTQAHSTVILNRENEQTFKKLGIDITNDPIYPTENLYYN; encoded by the coding sequence ATGAAAAAAATTGGATTTGATTCGGAGAAATATTTGCAAGAACAATCAGCCTACATCCTAGAACGGGTGCAGCAGTACGATAAACTTTACTTGGAATTTGGCGGAAAATTGATAGGCGACAAACATGCCAAGCGTGTCTTGCCTGGGTTTGATGAAGATGCCAAAATCAAACTATTGCATACACTGAAAGAAAAGGCGGAAATCATCATCTGTGTCTACGCTGGAGACATCGAACGAAACAAAGTCCGTGAAGATTACGGCATCACGTATGACCAAGATGTCTTGCGCTTAATTGATGAATATCGGGCATATGGCATTTCTGTCAACAGCGTCTTAATCACTCGTTATCAAGGGCAACCAACAGTCAAAGTATTTATGACTAAGCTTGAGAGAAGCGGAATTAGCGTCTGTATTCACCGTGAAATCGAAGGTTATCCGACAAACGTGGACGCGGTCCTTGGGGAAGAGGGATTTGCGACAAACCCTTATATTCAAACGACAAAGCCAATCGTAGTAGTAACGGGCCCTGGCCCAGGTAGCGGAAAGCTGGCCACCTGCCTTAACCAAATGTACCACGAGAATAAACTTGGAAATGAAGTCGGCTATGCCAAGTTTGAGACGTTTCCGGTTTGGAACTTGCCATTAAAGCACCCGGTAAACATCGCTTATGAAGCGGCTACCGTCGATTTGAAAGACGTAAATATGATTGATAATTATCACTATGAAGCATACGGAAAAGTAGCGATCAATTACAATCGTGATATTGAGACGTTTCCTGTCATCAAAAGGATTATCGAAAGGATTACCGGTAAAGCGTCTGTTTACAGCTCACCAACTGATATGGGGGTCAATCGTCTGAAATCGGGCATTACCGACGATAGGATTGTCCAGGAAGCTGCCAAGCAGGAAATCATTCGGCGCAGTTTCGTCGTAGAGAATGACTATAAAAAAGGGCTTGCCGATGAAGACAGTGTAAGCCACATGCAAGTGATTCTGGAAGAGACCAATTTAAAGAAAGAGGACCGGACACCTGTATTGCCGGCCCGTAATTATGCGAAAGCAATCCAAGAGCAGATTGACAGCACGAATCTACAAGCCGTAATTGCGATAGAACTGCCGAATGGTGAGATAATCACCGGTCGAACGACAACTTTGATGGATGCTTCGGCAGCCGCGATTTTGAATGGGTTGAAGAAATTGACCAATATTTCCGATGAAATTAATTTGTTGTCGCCGATGATTTTACAGACGATTCAACGGTTGAAAACGGATGACTTGAACAGCCGCGTCCCAACATTAAGCGCCAATGAAGTGCTCATTGCACTGGCAATCAGTGCGGTCACCAATCCTACTTCTGAGCTGGCTTATAAGCAATTACCAAATTTAAAAGACACTCAAGCTCATTCTACGGTCATATTGAATAGAGAAAACGAACAGACTTTTAAGAAGCTTGGAATCGACATCACCAATGATCCGATCTATCCAACTGAGAACCTGTATTACAATTAG
- the rlmH gene encoding 23S rRNA (pseudouridine(1915)-N(3))-methyltransferase RlmH has product MNISIISVGKLKEKYLKSGIEEYTKRLGSYSKINEIEVADEKAPEQLSDADMEIVKKKEADRIMAKISADAYVIALAIDGKMKTSEQLAKDIESLMTYGRSKIVFVIGGSLGLHDDVLKRADEKLSFSKMTFPHQLMKLILVEQVYRAFRIMKGEPYHK; this is encoded by the coding sequence GTGAATATCTCAATTATCAGTGTAGGAAAATTGAAAGAAAAATACTTGAAATCTGGAATTGAAGAGTACACAAAACGATTAGGAAGCTATTCAAAAATTAACGAAATTGAAGTTGCAGACGAAAAAGCACCAGAGCAATTAAGCGATGCGGACATGGAAATTGTCAAAAAGAAAGAAGCCGATCGAATTATGGCGAAAATTTCCGCTGACGCGTATGTCATTGCATTAGCCATTGACGGGAAAATGAAAACTTCAGAGCAGCTAGCAAAAGACATCGAATCGTTAATGACCTATGGCCGCAGCAAAATTGTTTTCGTCATTGGCGGATCACTTGGCTTACACGATGATGTATTAAAGCGAGCAGATGAAAAATTATCGTTTTCAAAAATGACGTTTCCTCATCAGCTGATGAAGTTGATTTTGGTGGAGCAGGTTTACCGAGCGTTTCGGATTATGAAGGGTGAACCTTATCATAAGTAA
- a CDS encoding CxxH/CxxC protein, translated as MEIKCCKTHVEHALDVFVAETKNYPILTELSDTEKLSTTCNYCKEAATYLVANT; from the coding sequence ATGGAGATAAAATGCTGTAAAACCCATGTAGAACATGCGTTAGACGTATTCGTAGCAGAGACTAAAAACTATCCTATTCTAACGGAATTATCAGATACAGAAAAGTTATCCACAACCTGCAACTATTGTAAAGAGGCTGCAACGTATCTTGTGGCGAATACCTAA
- a CDS encoding SDR family NAD(P)-dependent oxidoreductase, whose product MMFENKVVIVNGGTDGIGKEVVYFFCKEGATVHFTGRNCDKGSQVESDCNGNAHFYQVHNENVEEIESFFKTLEADEHHVDILFNNAGILSTGMGPLSRVKLDDWNYLIAVNQTAIFAYMKYSLLVMSKKRSGVIINNAAILGNDKVNPMLPAYSGTKAAVVAMTQSTALRFANLGIRVNCISPGPTETDLSINAYGGKENYEKQSKGHPRGSYGKTSEIAEVVLFLASDKASYINGAEIVVDGGYSLK is encoded by the coding sequence ATGATGTTCGAAAACAAAGTAGTAATTGTTAATGGTGGAACCGACGGAATCGGTAAGGAAGTCGTCTATTTCTTTTGTAAAGAAGGGGCTACTGTTCATTTTACCGGAAGAAATTGCGACAAAGGCTCTCAAGTAGAGAGCGACTGCAACGGAAACGCTCATTTTTACCAAGTTCATAACGAAAACGTGGAAGAAATCGAAAGCTTTTTTAAAACACTTGAAGCTGACGAACATCATGTTGATATTTTGTTCAACAATGCGGGTATTCTTTCTACAGGAATGGGGCCTTTGTCTCGAGTAAAGTTGGATGACTGGAATTACTTGATCGCTGTCAATCAAACAGCTATCTTCGCTTACATGAAATATTCTTTACTTGTGATGAGTAAGAAGCGTAGTGGAGTCATTATTAATAATGCCGCGATTCTTGGAAACGACAAAGTTAATCCGATGCTACCCGCTTATAGTGGAACAAAAGCAGCAGTTGTGGCGATGACCCAAAGCACAGCACTTCGCTTTGCTAACTTAGGTATCCGCGTCAATTGCATATCTCCTGGCCCTACAGAAACTGACTTATCCATTAACGCATATGGTGGAAAAGAGAATTATGAAAAACAATCTAAAGGACATCCTAGAGGAAGTTACGGGAAAACCAGTGAGATTGCAGAAGTTGTTTTATTTTTAGCTTCAGACAAAGCATCTTATATAAACGGTGCGGAAATAGTCGTAGACGGTGGCTATTCCTTAAAATAA